The genomic window GGTGGCCGAACATGGTGTTCCCCGGCAGGTCCTGCTGCCGGAAATGAGGCTTGGGAAGCCGCCACTGCCCGTATGAACCGACGATTTTTTTTGTCCTTCGATTTCCCTTATTGTTTCTTCGCTAGATTTCGAGCAGTAAAGCTTGGGAGATACTTGCATTATGCCCTTATGAAGATCATTAATTTAGATACTTCCTTACTTGACTCTTCGGTACTATGATATATCCTTGCATCACACTCTTACGAAGATCATTAATTTTCGAAATTAAGTTGTTTTGAATGACATTTAATCTTTATTTTAACAAGTAACTGCTTGTTATAAACTAGTGTAGCTGTGAATTCCTGTGGATGGCAGTTGGGCAGATGAACAATTAAAATTTGTTCAGTGTCAGTCTTATGAGGGCAAGACTACAAAAATTCATGTGAAGACAAAGTTGAgacaaatttcatttttttcccacAACTTGTTACGAATATCAAAACAAACAACTTCAAATTGAAACTCAGAAGTTGTTATAGtgaaacttaaaagaaaagaaaatcagcCAAAAGCTTGAGTTCGTGTAAGAGGCCGTTTGACCTCGCCGGATCTTAGATCTGAGAGACATCGGCCCCAGCATTTAGATTAATGTTTCGGAAGGCAAGTCAATGGATCTCAAGCTTTGACATCCACAGACCTCATTTAGATTAATGTCATCGTACTCCCACAATTTGGTAGGATTAGAGATCAGAGCTGAATCGAATATACATCTAACCACATCTGCTTTTTTTGGAAATTCActtattcagattcaaatacaaacaagaGAAGTTATATCTGAACccaaaaatccaatttcacaaccaatctaaatctgatttttgtattCATATCCAACTCTCgatctaaattttgaattcaatctggccaattttcaaaatgtaacagtactagatatatgatatttatttaaaactaaatctgatctaaatctgattggatgtttatgtatatacGAATATGATCGgatgccatttcttaaatctgagtCCAATTagattttttaatcatatattaAATTTCttacatatccaattttttgggaTGGTTCAGtcatatattcgatttgaatcaggtatattgagagagagagggaccgTTTAATTGTTAGCAGACATAAGACATAAAGGTTTACCAACTTCTAAGTTATCGAGTGTGACTTGATCTAATGTTTTTGTATAAAAACACATAAATAGAAGTACATGTACAATTTAAAACGTATTAATTGAAGCCACAGGCCAATTCAAGGTCGACTCAttctaatttatttattttgcaaatcaatataatatttaaagtCATTGTcaagtttataaaataaaaaactaaaaccaTATAAGCCAATAAGTAACGATATATATTTATCGGCTAATACGCCGTATCAGTAAGTTAAAAACCCATACGGCACTCAATTATACTTTCTCCAAACACTGATTAACTTCATCCTTTCATTTGACAAGTAATCCTACAAAGGGAATGGATCGAGTCGATCGTTGACGAAGCTAGTTATATGCACCATCACTGTGCATGAAATTTTGGTGCAGATCTGATACTGCCATATGTTATGGGGTCATATGCCCCAAGGCccattgatgattttttatttatatatttagtgGAAAAGAATTTCTGCCCATGCACAGAAGCTTTAGTGCCTGTGGGACTCACTCGCGCTCAAAGTTTTTATGCTTACGAAGGTAATTAAAAACGTTGGATCATGCTTCCGTTCATGACAAATACTTTCATaccaatttcttttatttatggTCTGGCCAACCTCATGGACCGGCCTGGCCGTGTAACACGCCAATGTTTATTAAGATCGACACAATGAGACACGATCAACCAACAAAAAACTAGTCTCACAACAGTTGCATGAATTTGATCGTGGCGGAAACGGCATTTTGAGCCGCAAGAGCGGCGTAAGTGTTGGCTTCATTCGAGAGGGAAGAGCCGCCGCCGGCGAGGTCGGAGAGTGACCGGATAACAATGAACGGTGTCCTCTGTTGGAGGCAGATGAGGGCCACTGCAGCGCTCTCCATGTCCACCGGTGTGACGTTGAACTTCTTGTAGATGAAGCTCCGGTAAGCAGCGTTGTCAAGGTATACGTTGGCGCTGATCCCCCTTTTCACCCTCACCGTCACTGGAGCCCTCGGAAGGCAGGTTGTGGAGTTTATGCATCTCTCAAGCTTTAGGCCCTGCATTCCGCCAATCAAATTATGCAGAACAGGTTAGAATCGAAAGCTGTATATTTGAATATGGAAGCAAATATGGGTGAGCGGAACGATTGACCGGCCAAGAACCGAAGCCCTCGCCTTCCCTTTTCCCTAGGATTCAGAATTACATCTATACTAAGTGGCGAGATCTCCACCAGGTTTAACCTGCACGTAGAACTCATCCTCCTTATGGTAACAGAGCATAGCTCTCCACAAGTTGTACCCAAGATGCATTGCTTTACGCACCTCAAGCTCGCCCATTTGAGCTATGCCCTTGGGGGCTGAATATGGAAGCATTActttaacacacacacacatagatatatatataaaatgataggaaaacatttttagaaaaggaaaattcttAAGAAAACATGCCTAACTTTCAGTTAGGCATCATAAAAACAAGCATTAAGTTTGATCACCTTTCATCTAATTGGTTTTGTAATCTGCTAAAATAGCTCTAGGAACTACCCACTTTGTGTACCATTATCAATGTACCGATCATAAACCTGTATATGAGTAATGTCAAGTAAATGTTGTATAAAAACACCAGGCGAACTAATCCAAATTTCTTTAGTTGGAACCAATCTCAAACTTGTCTGGTTAAATAGAAACTTATAAAATGAGGGTTCAAACTTAGTAGAGGTTCTTTATTCAGATGGGCACATGGAATGTCTCCCCACCCAAGTGAAAGCAAAAATTCCAAAGGCCTCATTAATGTCTAGTGTATAGCTTCCATTTTACCTCAACTAGTGCATGTATTGGTTCCACCCTATCGGCACAAGATGGCACTTACCTCTAGGTTCTTGCTGAGATTGAAGTAGGTTGTGTCCACAGGAACCCAAAATGCATGCTGCCGGACTTCAGGCGTGCCGTCGACGGGGAAGACCTCCTCAGGCTGGTACCAGACATTGTTGAGCAGGTTGTCCCCGGTCCCTGTGATGTTTTGGAAGTCTGCAAAGTGAAGGTACCCGATGTCCCTTGTGTAGTCACCGTTTGATTCAAGAGCCAGGACGTCCTTAGGTCCATCCCCGTACCTCTGTCCGAAGATACATTTTAAACCCAAATAATATAGAAATACAAACAGTAGACTCATATGGCAATCTGACATCTGAAATGGATCCAATGAATCAATCCAGTGTATGTGTGGTAATACCGGATTTGATTGGAGATAAGGAGAATAAAATTTGCGCACAAGTCCAGTTATAACTTATTTTGGTCAAAATATCTAAATTAAATCTAATTTAAAAATAGACGTAAACTCAATACAAATATAGTAAATCCCAGAAAACTGAGCTGATCAACGACAGGTTAGATACGTAAAGATTGACAATTAACGTACTTTTCTTTGTAATTCAACTTTATGCATATAATTTTAAGTGTGATTTGATAAGAACAAATACATATTAAgtcaaatcattttttaagtttaaacgTGTTCTCtcacttataaaaaaaaattggcggCATTATTCTAACATTGAATTTTTCATCGAAAAAAACCACAGCTTTCATGAAAATAGCTTGAATTACTATATTAAACTCATGCACATGTTGACACGTTTACATTTGGTTTTAGCAAAAAATTCCCCGACCCAAGTGGTATAAATATATTCTCATTTCTAATCATACCCAAGTGATAGGAAAATGCACGCATACCTGCCAATTCCAAAGGCCAGTATGAGCCCAATACTGGGGAATGGTCACATCTCCAATCTCTAAGGCTGAGTTCGCATTTCCCATAATGCACCACTCCTTTAACTTTGAACAGAGTCGTTGTTATGCCCGCATTCACCTGTGAAGAGAGAACAACAAAACCCAtgaatgaattttcaaaatccaTCTAACTAATCTCATTATTGCattcttttcaagtttcattCAAAATAAATACCATGCTTAATCCTGTCATAACTATAATCACTTTTTTCCCTTCCACTGTGCCAAACCTAAACCTTCTGCCTGCAAGACAAACCACACCAGACCATGATCAGTTTTGCTCTTCTGCAACAGTTAAACTGAAACTTTTTTACAACACATGCAGTAaaacgaaaaacaaaaaagctacGGTGTCATTCTAAAATATGTCTTAAAAAAATCGGACAATAAGGTTGGGAGCCACTTGTTAGTATCGAGTTTGCGGGTTGGATACCATTTGTCAGCCAATGCGGCGGTGGCTGACCCATCTCTTTATCCACTTATTTTCTATTGGGTCGGCGGCGCCGGAGATCTGGGAAAATTTTCTGGCTGCTTCGAATGGCGTGTATACGAATTGAACAACTGTGAACGGACTTTCCTTGCGGATAAGGGAGGTAAGCAAGCACATCCAACATACACCTCCAGAAAACCCCAAAAGTTCAGAGTGTCCAAAGAACCTGCGCTTTTACTTTTATCAGCTTAAGGACTGAGCTGTCTGTCATTTGCAAGGACATTTTATCTACGACCATAAAATACCTCCAAGTCACTCACGGTCATGACCCCctttgaaattttggaaaatatgatatagtttttaggagatttcaaaaactttaattttgccataataaaattttggaatgaTATATGCCGCTgtcatgaaaggaaaaatgatgaGATTGAACATTACCAGAAATGTCGAGGTACTGCAGCGTGTTTGCCTTGAAGCTGGAGGAATTGAGTGGAGGATTCATCTCAAAAGCGTTCGAAACTACAATGCCGATGAAAGGACCGCGAGCATTGATCTGCCTGAGAGTCGCTAGTGTTTCTTTGGAAGTATAGCCTTGTTCGCTGTTGGTATGAGCCATCAAGGccagaaggaggaagaaggaggcctGTAACAACGCCATGGCAGCCATCCCTTCTCTCTGAAATCTTTGCACGGAAGAAAGAAGGAATTGATTTGTTAAATAGGTGGAGGAAGCCATGGGAACGGCCGCAAGATCCAAAGAGGGTGTGGAAACCCGTAATGTtcccaaaaatataaaaaaaattggcagGAAGGAGACCAGACTTTTGGCTCACTCTTCGCTAGAGACACTCCTACTGATGTTGCCTTCGCTAGAgacttccttctttcttccctgCAAAGACTTGAGAGGGGATAAGAGGAAAGGAAGGCATCGCTGCCATGGCGTTGTTACAggcttccttcttcctccttctggCCTTGATGGCTCGTACTATACTTCCAAAGGAACACTGGCGACTCTCAGGCAGATCAATGCTCGCGGTCCTTTCATCAGCATCATCGTTCCGAACGCTTTTGAGATGAATCCCCTCCTCAATTCCTCCAGCTTCAAGGCAAACACGCTTAGGTACCTCGACATTTCTGGTAATGTTTCTTTTCATGACGAGGATGTATCATTCGAAATTTTTATTATGGCAAAATTAAagtctttgaaattttttaaaaattatatcacattttccaaaatttcaaagagGGCCATAATTTAAAACAACAGGTTCTTTGAACACGCTGTACTTTTGGGGTTTCTTGGAGGTGCTTGTTTTGGTCACCATCCTCCCTTATTCGTAAGGAAAGTCAGTTCATGGTGCCTTGCAAGGAATCAACGTAGAAGACAGTCGTTCCAGTCGTATACACGGTAGGCGAAGCCGCCGGAATTTTTTCACAGAACTCCGGCGCCGCTGACccaacagaaagaaaatgagtgGATAAAGAGATGGATCAGTCGACGCCCCGCCGATTCGGTTCAAAATCCTATTTTTACAGcacttttatgtttttcattttactgtACTCTGTTGTAAAAGGATTGCAGTTTAACTGTCGCAGAAGAGCAAAACTGATCATGGTCTGGTGTGGTTTGTCTTGCAGGCAGAAGGTTTAGGTTTGGCACAGTGGAAGGGAAAAAAGTGATTATAGTTATGACAGGATTAAGCACGGTATTTATTTGGaatgaaacttgaaaagaatGCAATAATGAGATTAGTTTGAtggattttttgaaaattcattcaTGGGTTTTGTTGTTCTCTCTTCACAGGTGAATGCAGGCATAACAACTCAATTGTTACTGACTCTGTTCAAAGTTAAAGGAGTGGTGCATTATGGGATAGCAGGAAATGCAAACTCAGCCTTAGAGATTGGAGATGTAACCATTCCCCAGTATTGGGCTCATACTGGCCTTTGGAATTGGCAGGTATGTATGCATTTTCCTTACTAATCAGGAAGAATATCTTTAGATGCATAATGCCACCAAGAAAAGTTCGCTAGTAGTTCTTTGCTAATGTGCCTTCTTATCAATTGGATTCCTAATCTGTTTAGTTGAATCTGGTAAAGACAATCCAAATACGACGGCTTTCAGTATGTGATTTCATGACCAAAATTGAGAATATATGAGTTAGATACACGACTGAATGTACGTCATGAACTCAGgataatattttctctttcgATGAACTCGTGATCCAACGCCATCAACCATCAAACCATGActatcaaaatgacaaaaacacaaacaaatgaGAGGCGCATGGTGACCGGTGAAACTCATTCCGATCGAGGGCGCTTTCGGCCTTCTAGCTAGAATCCAGGTGAAATTGATCAAATGGGCGATAAGAAGTGAATCATGATGCAATCTTTTGTACTCCAatatgaatgtttcatataaagaaaaaacaccCACAGTTATACCTTCTGAGGTTTTAACGTTATTGCTAATTAAGAAATTGCAGCACTTGTCATTAGGATCCATCTGAAATTGGTCGATGGCCAGCTTTTTGTGCTAGAATATTACTTGATTATTTTAGTTACCCTTTTGTTGGTTCATATAGTTAGTAAAAATTGACTCATATTGGCAAATATTATTtagcataaatttgaatttaaggATTCCTTAACTTTTAGGTCAAGGGATTGCAATTTTTCCATTAGctgtagaaaggaaaaataatcgAAGATATAAAGAATCCACGTCCTGTCCATTGTATTATAATCAAGACTGAAAATATGCTTTCCTCTACTAGCCAATTACGAGATTAGCTTCTTCATTTGGGATGGTGAAGCAAATATAGGAAAAGAAGATGATGGGTTTGAAAAATTAAGCTGAAAGGACCACATTCCTAGAATAGCTAACGAGGCAGAGATTATCAtgggacaaaaacaaaaactcataatatataaatgataaTATTACCAGATGCTTTCCTTAAGAGTAAAATGGGTTCGGCACATTTTGAGGGCCAATTCTCATGATAAATCAGCTAAACAAATATTGTTATATGGCCGGAGAGCATCGGCCACAGTACAAccagtaatatatatatatatataacatgcaATGCAAGTTGCTTAAACAAGAAACAACACTGTATGTCTTGTCCTATTGAAAAGGCATGGAGGACAAGAAAACCTCTTGAACCTTATGTAGATTTTTATGGGCCCATGAATACTTTTTCTTTAAACAAtagtagatatttttttttttttgttatttattgcaCTTCAAGATAGACGACATTCAGTGACATAAGAAAGCGTCACTGAAGTCATTTGTGGGGCATAACAAAAACCACCAAAACACGCTAATGAATGACATGACACTATTAGTCTGttgtggctatatatatatataccttcgGTGACATTTTTTTGGTGCCACTGAAGAGTTTTTTATGACTGTCATGGGTATTAGCCTACTATGGCTGACTAAAAATGccattgttattttttatggcCAATGACGCCACTAAAGGTTCTTTAGTGACATTGCAAATTGCTACTAAGCATGTTTAATAGCACATATATGTATGACATTATTGACATTTTATGACTATTTGCAAACATTATAAAGGCCTACTAAAGACATAATTAAAGATCCTTATTTCATATTgcataaaaagtgaaaataaatacactaaaagaaaaactttttcctggcaatataaaaattaatgtcaataaggccacgtttgatggcctaGATTTTTTTGGGGGGAAATTTTTTCAAGGGTAAATTCTTCACGGTAAACTGACAGAAACGaaaatttccctttttctttcttgtttcaggccacgtttgatggcatcaagaaattaaaaagatatCATCTCTCACATAACAAATATGCATATCAGGCATGTTAACCAGCTGTGGGGGAAgggggagatagagagagagagagagcatcataCCTAGACtgcaaaatgaaaatctttGATGAATGGCGTCATGGATGCAGGTAGAAGCAGGTCGTCGGAGGAAAAGGGACAGCGAACGATGAAAGAACAACAATTCAGAGTTGCTTCCTTTCACCCCCAAAATCACAAAAACAGACATCGGATATCAAAATCAGGTCTTCAAAGTAGAAACGATGGTGAAGTGGACAATGTCGCCGGAGGAGGAAAAAAACAAGCCGCCGGGAATAGTAGCAGGGTATTTTGCCGGAACAGCACAATGCCGCCGGAAGAGGGATAAAACACGGCAATCCAAGCCTAGATAGTCCAATAGATGCATTTATCTCCGGAAGCTGGGGAACAAGCTCCGAATCGATGTTTGGAACAGTAGCTTTTGCGGAGAAAAGGGG from Nymphaea colorata isolate Beijing-Zhang1983 chromosome 6, ASM883128v2, whole genome shotgun sequence includes these protein-coding regions:
- the LOC116255941 gene encoding uncharacterized protein LOC116255941, which encodes MLPSLETSFFLPCKDLRGDKRKGRHRCHGVVTGFLLPPSGLDGSYYTSKGTLATLRQINARGPFISIIVPNAFEMNPLLNSSSFKANTLRYLDISGRRFRFGTVEGKKVIIVMTGLSTVNAGITTQLLLTLFKVKGVVHYGIAGNANSALEIGDVTIPQYWAHTGLWNWQVEAGRRRKRDSER